The Amycolatopsis sp. NBC_01480 genome segment GGGACTGACCGCCTCGGACCGCGCCGTCGCGCCGTTCAACGTCGGCATCTCGTTGCAGGACGTCGGCGGCCCGTCGGCCGGCCTGATGTTCACCCTCGCGATCATCGACCGCCTTACCCCGCCGGGGAAGGCGGAGGCCGATCTCGCGGGGGGCAGGCACATCGCCGGCACCGGGGAGATCAGCGAGACGGGTGTGGTCGGGCCGATCGGCGGCATCTCGTTCAAGGTCGTGGGCGCGCGCGAGGCCGGGGCCACCGACTTCCTGGTGCCGGAGCACAACTGCGCCGAGGCCGTCTCCGCCAAGCCGGACGGGCTCAACCTGATCAAGGTGTCCACTCTGGACGACGCACTGACCCAGCTGGAGAACCTCAAGGCCGGTCGGCCGACCACACACTGCTGAAGGAAACCGAGTGCTGACGCCCGTCCGGAACGGAACGCCTTCGTTCGAAGGCCTCCGCACCGAACGCCGCGCGCACTACGAAGACAACAGCACTCAGGCCAACGCCGGCCGCGGCATCGGCGGCCGGCGTGGCCGGTGCGATCAGGGCATCAGCGTGGTTTTGAGCGCTTCGAGCAGGTTCGGGGCGAGGTCCGGGCTCTCGACGATCTCGTCGACAGCCTCGTCGTCGCCTTCTGGGGCGTCGGGGAGCGCGCCGCGCAGGCGCATGACGCACGCGGCGTCACCTTCGCGCAGGACGGCCGCGACGAGCCGGGCTTCGGTGCGGCGCGGGTGGTCCGCCGCGGCGCGGCGCAGGCGGTCGGCGTCGGCCTCCTCCAACCCCGGCAGCTCGGCCTCGACGTCGGGCGGCAGCACGATGATCTCCTGCGCCAGCGCGCAGCCCACGACGATCTCCGGCCAGGCGATCCGGCCGAGCGACTCGGCGAGGTCTCCTTCGGGCAGCGCCTCCTGGGCGACGGGCGTCAGCGGGCTCGACCGGTCGAGCTGGCCGGCCAGCTCCGGCTGCTCGTCGAGCAGCGCCGCGGTCGGCACCAGCGCGAACAGCTGCGGCGGCTGCTCCCAGCCGCCGGAGGCGACGAACTCTTCGACTTCCCGGGCCAGGCCGGCGACGGGATTGGCGGCAGGCGGCTCACTCGGTGACATGGCGACATCGTCCCAGGCCGGTCCGCGCGCCGCCGTCGGACGCCCGGTTCGGGCGGTCCGGGGAACTCGGGCACCCATCCGTAGAGTTAGACCGTCAGGGGACGACGCTGTCCCCGCGAACATGTTCACGAAGACAGGAGCGTTGCCGTGGCGACTCGGCCCCCCGTGAGCCTGAAGCTGTCCCGCCGCAGCCGGATCCTCCTCATCATCGCCGCGGTGATCGTGCTGGCGCTGCTGCTGGGTGTCAGGCTGCTCGACACGTACGTCGACTGGCTGTGGTTCGGTGAGGTGGGCGCGCGGTCGGTGTTCACCACGGAGCTGCTGACCCGGATAGTCCTCTTCGTGGCGGTCGGGCTGCTGGTCGGCGGGGCGCTGGCGATCAGCCTCACCATCGCCTACCGCACGCGGCCGGTGTTCGTGCCCGTCTCGGGCGCCGACGACCCGCTGTCGCGCTACCGCTCGCTGATCGTCAGCCGCATCCGGCTGTTCGGCATCGGCATCCCGCTGATCACCGGGCTCATCGCCGGCGCGTCCGCGATGGGCGACTGGCAGCTGATCCAGCTGTTCCTCAACGGCACGCCGTTCGGCCAGACGGACCCGGAGTTCGGCCACGACATCGGCTTCTACGCCTTCGACATGCCGTTCGTGAACTGGCTGCTCGGCTGGCTGTTCATCACGATCGTCATCTCGTTCTTCGGCGCGCTGATCGCGCACTACATCTTCGGCGGCATCCGCCTCGCCGGCCGCGGCGGCCAGCTCGCCGGCCCGACGCGCGCGCAGCTCGCCATCACCGTCGGCCTCTTCGTGCTGCTGAAGGCCGTCGAGTACTTCTTCGACCGGTACAACCTGCTGTTGTCCGATCGGGACATGCCGTTGTTCAACGGCGCCACGTACACGGACCTGAACGCGGTGCTGCCGGCGAAGCTGATCCTGTTGTGCATCTCGGTGATCTGCGCGGTCGCGTTCTTCGCCGGCGCGTTCCTGCGCAACCTCCAGCTGCCGGCGATCGCGCTCGTCCTGCTGATCCTGTCGAACGTGCTCGTCGGTGTCGCGTGGCCCGCGATCCTCGACCAGTTCTCGGTGAAGCCGAACGCGAACGACAAGGAGGCCGCCTCGATCCAGCGCAACATGGACGCGACGCGGCAGTCGTTCGGGCTGAACAACGTGAAGTACGAGGACTACCCCGGCAAGACCGAGGCGAGCGCCGACGCGGTGAAGGCCGACACCGGCACGGTGTCCAACATCCGGCTGCTGGACCCGAACATCCTCAGCGACACCTTCACCCAGCGCGTCGGCCGGGAGAACTTCTACGGCTTCCCGGCGAAGCTCGACGTCGACCGCTACAACGTCGGCGGCACCACGCAGGACTACATCGTGGCGGCCAAGGAGATCAAGACCGACGGCCTCACCGGCAACCAGACGAGCTGGATCAACAAGCACCTCGTCTACACCCACGGCAACGGCTTCGTCGCCGCGCCGGCCAACACGATCGACCGCGCGGTGAAGGACTCGAACTCCGACGGCGGCTACCCGATCGCCACCACCAGCGACACGACGAACCCGACCGGCGCCGGCTCCGTCGGCGGCCAGCCGGGCATCCAGGTCTCGCAGCCGCGCATCTACTACGGCGAGCTGACCAACGACTACGCCATCGTCGGCGGCCAGCCGGGCACGGCGCCGGGCGAGTACGACACCGACAGCCAGCGCGGCTACATCTACCAGGGCAAGGGCGGCGTCTCGCTGGACAACTGGTTCAACCGGCTGGTCTTCTCGGCCGAGTACGGCGAGCGGAACATCCTGTTCTCCGACGCCATCGGCGCGAACTCGAAGATCATGTACAACCGCGACCCGCGGGAGCGCGTCGGCAAGGTCGCGCCGTGGCTGACCCTCGACGGCGACCCGTACCCCGCGGTGGTCGGCGGCCGGATCCAGTGGATCGTCGACGGCTACACCACGCTGAACAACTACCCGTACGCCCAGCAGACCCAGCTCGGCGAGGCCACCAACGACTCGCTGAACGGCGTCACCAAGCAGGCCAACAACTCCATCAACTACATCCGCAACTCGGTGAAGGCGACCGTCGACGCGTTCGACGGCACCGTGACGCTGTACTCCGCGGACGACAAGGACCCGGTGCTGAAGGCGTGGGAGAAGGTGTTCCCGGGACTGGTGAAACCCAGCTCCGCCATCTCGCCCGAGCTGCGCTCGCACTTCCGGTACCCGGAGGACCTGTTCAAGATCCAGCGTGAGCTGCTGGCGCGCTACCACGTGTCGAGCCCGCAGGAGTTCTACGCGCAGCAGGCCTTCTGGAGCGTGCCGCAGGACCCGACCGAGGACGGCAGCTCCACCACGGCCGCGGCCAACGTCGCGAACCAACCCGGTTATTACGTCCTCGCCAACGCGGCCGGGGAAGGAAAACCGACGTTCCAGCTGACCAGCGCGCTCACCGGTCTGCAACGGCAGTACCTCGCGTCCTGGATGTCGGTGTCCTCCGATCCCGGCGACTACGGGACGATCAGAGTGCTCCGGCTACCGCCGGCCAGCGGCGCCAACCAGGTCGACGGGCCCGTGCAGGTGCAGAACAGATTCCAGAGCGATCCACGGGTCGCCCAGGACAGAACGCTGCTCAACAACCCCAACGTCATCCCGATCTACGGCAACCTGATCACGTTGCCGGTCGCGGACGGGTTCCTGTACGTCGAACCGGTGTACATCCGGCAGCGCAACCAGCTGAGCTATCCACAGCTGGCCCGCGTGCTGGTGTCCTACGGCGCGAAGATCGGCTTCGCCTCGACCCTCAACGAGGCGCTGGACCAAGTGTTCGGCGCGGGCACCGGCGCGGCCGCGACAACGCCGCCACTGGGCGACACGTCAACGCCACCGACCACACCCACCACACCGACGTCGCCGACCACGCCACCGGCCAACTCCGGCGGCAGCAACCCGGCCCTCGACAAGGCCGTGGCCGACATC includes the following:
- a CDS encoding PPA1309 family protein, with product MSPSEPPAANPVAGLAREVEEFVASGGWEQPPQLFALVPTAALLDEQPELAGQLDRSSPLTPVAQEALPEGDLAESLGRIAWPEIVVGCALAQEIIVLPPDVEAELPGLEEADADRLRRAAADHPRRTEARLVAAVLREGDAACVMRLRGALPDAPEGDDEAVDEIVESPDLAPNLLEALKTTLMP
- a CDS encoding UPF0182 family protein — encoded protein: MSLKLSRRSRILLIIAAVIVLALLLGVRLLDTYVDWLWFGEVGARSVFTTELLTRIVLFVAVGLLVGGALAISLTIAYRTRPVFVPVSGADDPLSRYRSLIVSRIRLFGIGIPLITGLIAGASAMGDWQLIQLFLNGTPFGQTDPEFGHDIGFYAFDMPFVNWLLGWLFITIVISFFGALIAHYIFGGIRLAGRGGQLAGPTRAQLAITVGLFVLLKAVEYFFDRYNLLLSDRDMPLFNGATYTDLNAVLPAKLILLCISVICAVAFFAGAFLRNLQLPAIALVLLILSNVLVGVAWPAILDQFSVKPNANDKEAASIQRNMDATRQSFGLNNVKYEDYPGKTEASADAVKADTGTVSNIRLLDPNILSDTFTQRVGRENFYGFPAKLDVDRYNVGGTTQDYIVAAKEIKTDGLTGNQTSWINKHLVYTHGNGFVAAPANTIDRAVKDSNSDGGYPIATTSDTTNPTGAGSVGGQPGIQVSQPRIYYGELTNDYAIVGGQPGTAPGEYDTDSQRGYIYQGKGGVSLDNWFNRLVFSAEYGERNILFSDAIGANSKIMYNRDPRERVGKVAPWLTLDGDPYPAVVGGRIQWIVDGYTTLNNYPYAQQTQLGEATNDSLNGVTKQANNSINYIRNSVKATVDAFDGTVTLYSADDKDPVLKAWEKVFPGLVKPSSAISPELRSHFRYPEDLFKIQRELLARYHVSSPQEFYAQQAFWSVPQDPTEDGSSTTAAANVANQPGYYVLANAAGEGKPTFQLTSALTGLQRQYLASWMSVSSDPGDYGTIRVLRLPPASGANQVDGPVQVQNRFQSDPRVAQDRTLLNNPNVIPIYGNLITLPVADGFLYVEPVYIRQRNQLSYPQLARVLVSYGAKIGFASTLNEALDQVFGAGTGAAATTPPLGDTSTPPTTPTTPTSPTTPPANSGGSNPALDKAVADIQAALSQLKAAQQSGNFTDQGAALSALDAATKEYTAAKPTTTPPASSGANQPGGG